The proteins below are encoded in one region of Legionella antarctica:
- a CDS encoding fumarylacetoacetate hydrolase family protein: MSVDKIICVGKNYLDHAKELGDAVPEKPVLFLKPASVLKQASNWGEQIHLDFPFEDTAVQPECEIVLRMANDGYRMTSEEAKSAVSDITLGLEMTLRTRQSELKKQGHPWTTAKVFKDAAILGPWIPYNQFNDYMETEFQLLIDGTPRQCAKGADMMMKPEDLIVYISQFFPLKSGDVIYTGTPAGVTSISRNTTAEVRWHNYSYSVKWE, encoded by the coding sequence ATGTCTGTTGATAAAATAATTTGTGTGGGAAAAAATTATCTTGATCATGCCAAAGAGCTTGGAGATGCAGTCCCAGAAAAACCCGTATTGTTTCTAAAGCCAGCAAGTGTTCTTAAACAAGCTTCCAATTGGGGTGAACAAATCCATCTTGACTTTCCTTTTGAAGACACTGCGGTGCAGCCCGAGTGCGAAATTGTGTTACGCATGGCTAATGATGGGTATAGAATGACTTCTGAAGAAGCTAAAAGCGCTGTTTCAGACATTACTCTTGGTCTAGAGATGACTTTAAGAACACGCCAATCTGAACTAAAAAAACAAGGCCATCCCTGGACTACAGCAAAAGTATTTAAAGATGCTGCTATTCTTGGTCCATGGATTCCCTATAATCAATTTAATGACTATATGGAGACTGAATTTCAGTTGCTTATTGACGGCACTCCTCGGCAATGTGCTAAAGGGGCAGACATGATGATGAAACCAGAAGATTTGATAGTTTATATTAGCCAATTTTTCCCTTTAAAATCAGGGGATGTTATTTATACAGGAACTCCAGCAGGAGTGACTTCAATATCAAGAAACACTACTGCTGAAGTACGCTGGCACAATTATTCCTACAGTGTAAAATGGGAGTAG
- a CDS encoding NAD-binding protein, giving the protein MLVLAFRYPIQSALIVSASLAQIGEFSFILAELGVRLKMLPQEGQSFILAGALISIAVNPLIFKLINPILIWMRSHPQLVSFLERSDDPLAELPMTTKEEYLSGQVVLVGYGRVGKHITYLLSEKAIPYVVVDDNRELIMDLRTAGAHAVYGDASKPAVLIQAHITHASMLMIAISDTVHVRKMIRCAYQLNPEIEIIVRTHDEEEAVLLQKEITGKVFFAEGEIARNMGEYALNRYGKS; this is encoded by the coding sequence GTGCTTGTTCTTGCTTTTCGCTATCCAATACAATCAGCACTAATCGTGTCTGCAAGTCTGGCACAAATTGGTGAGTTTTCATTTATCCTTGCTGAGCTAGGGGTACGTTTAAAAATGCTTCCACAAGAAGGGCAAAGCTTTATTCTTGCAGGCGCGTTGATATCAATAGCCGTTAATCCTCTCATATTTAAACTCATAAATCCTATTCTTATCTGGATGAGATCTCATCCACAATTAGTTAGTTTTCTTGAACGATCAGACGATCCATTGGCTGAATTACCGATGACAACTAAAGAAGAGTATCTGTCAGGACAAGTGGTTTTGGTAGGGTATGGTCGCGTGGGAAAGCATATTACTTATTTGCTATCTGAAAAAGCCATTCCTTATGTTGTGGTTGATGATAATCGGGAACTAATCATGGATCTGCGAACCGCCGGTGCTCATGCAGTGTATGGAGATGCATCCAAACCAGCCGTACTGATTCAAGCCCATATAACTCATGCCAGTATGCTCATGATTGCCATATCAGATACTGTCCATGTAAGAAAAATGATTCGATGTGCGTATCAACTTAATCCAGAAATAGAAATTATCGTTCGGACACATGATGAGGAGGAAGCAGTGTTATTACAGAAAGAAATCACCGGAAAAGTATTCTTTGCTGAAGGAGAAATCGCTAGAAATATGGGGGAGTACGCATTAAATCGATATGGTAAATCATGA
- the istA gene encoding IS21 family transposase has product MRIKTMAEIREVLYQHKKGMTQRNIEKSLSVSRMSIRKYVSMAKDLGYQEDISNDELEVIALQIHNKIVNTTANNRPNKSEKELEAHHEKIASLLTEKWITHMQIHRILSDNGLVSSRRSLSRYIERHFPSLPKATVHLLTKPGHEAQVDYAFVGFINNKKTYAFIMTLSHSRYRYVEFVHSQNQQSWAQSHINAFHFFGGVPNCILLDNLKSGIIKAHIYDPTVNETYAELSRFYDFIADPAKARTPEHKGKVERSVQLVKEQVIAGITYDDLASMNAFARDWCANKVSHVICSTTGEKPIDVFKNEEFNLLNPLPAGAFDMPIWMDAQVHRDHHFVVAGNFYSVPTIHIGTKVKIRVGLKTVQAYVNHALIKTHIRNYGRGQWETDPNDYHNSAKYYLENTAGVCIEAAKAIGQATEEMVTKVLAEGSRTSLRKAQAIIRLVEEYGNERLENACLRAILFDNYTHQSLKKILTEGLDKKDTRTFSTKRSANHENFAYIRAASDYSSTMEAHYE; this is encoded by the coding sequence ATGAGGATTAAAACAATGGCAGAAATTAGAGAGGTGCTATATCAGCACAAAAAAGGGATGACTCAACGCAATATTGAAAAGTCTCTAAGCGTTTCACGAATGAGCATACGCAAGTACGTTTCAATGGCCAAGGATTTGGGTTATCAGGAGGATATTTCCAATGATGAGCTCGAAGTTATCGCTTTGCAGATACATAATAAAATCGTTAATACTACAGCCAACAACAGACCCAATAAATCAGAAAAAGAACTTGAGGCGCATCACGAAAAAATAGCATCACTCCTCACTGAGAAGTGGATTACCCATATGCAGATACACCGAATTTTAAGCGATAATGGTCTTGTTAGCAGTCGAAGAAGTCTTAGTCGTTATATTGAACGTCATTTCCCCTCGTTGCCTAAGGCTACGGTACATTTGTTAACAAAGCCTGGGCATGAAGCACAAGTTGACTATGCGTTTGTTGGGTTTATCAATAATAAAAAAACATACGCTTTTATTATGACGTTATCACATAGTCGGTATCGATATGTTGAGTTTGTACATTCTCAAAATCAGCAATCATGGGCGCAAAGCCATATCAATGCCTTTCATTTTTTTGGAGGCGTGCCCAACTGCATTCTTTTAGACAATTTGAAATCGGGAATTATTAAAGCACATATTTATGATCCAACGGTCAATGAAACCTATGCAGAGTTATCTCGCTTTTATGACTTTATAGCCGATCCGGCGAAGGCTCGAACGCCCGAGCACAAGGGGAAGGTTGAGCGTAGTGTTCAATTGGTAAAAGAACAGGTTATCGCGGGGATAACCTATGATGATTTGGCCTCGATGAACGCCTTTGCACGTGATTGGTGCGCTAATAAGGTATCGCACGTCATCTGCAGTACCACTGGTGAAAAGCCAATTGACGTATTTAAAAATGAAGAATTTAATTTATTAAACCCACTGCCAGCAGGCGCTTTTGATATGCCCATTTGGATGGATGCTCAAGTTCATCGTGACCATCATTTTGTTGTTGCTGGTAATTTTTATTCTGTGCCAACGATACATATCGGGACAAAGGTTAAAATTAGAGTTGGCTTGAAGACCGTTCAGGCCTATGTGAATCATGCTTTGATTAAGACCCATATTCGTAACTACGGGCGTGGACAGTGGGAAACGGATCCCAATGACTACCATAATTCTGCAAAGTATTACTTAGAAAATACTGCTGGCGTTTGTATTGAAGCGGCCAAAGCAATTGGTCAGGCAACGGAGGAAATGGTCACAAAGGTACTGGCTGAAGGCTCTAGAACGAGCTTAAGAAAAGCCCAGGCTATCATCCGCTTGGTTGAGGAATACGGTAATGAGCGCCTTGAAAATGCATGTTTACGCGCGATTTTATTTGATAATTATACTCATCAATCATTGAAAAAAATCCTCACGGAAGGCCTGGATAAAAAAGACACGAGAACATTCTCCACTAAGCGCTCGGCCAATCATGAGAACTTTGCCTATATTCGCGCAGCAAGTGATTACAGCTCAACGATGGAGGCTCATTATGAGTGA
- the istB gene encoding IS21-like element helper ATPase IstB, which produces MSDINMLELAKKLRLTGIPDTLLARVEQARAASLSYEELLSMLFQDEDEARQQKLLAGRVRQARFEEPQCFENFELARYSTQVTQAIRTLMTGKFIKEKNHVIIMGPVGTGKTHLAQALGLMACQRHKKVCFIRANELLNQFHQARADETWTALFKRYSRYDVLILDDFGLKALSPEQSTDLYDLIAAIHVNSMLIITTNRKIEGWMELFYDPVMANAALDRIVNKAYRIVLDGESYRKKFIPKFNLVDDK; this is translated from the coding sequence ATGAGTGATATCAATATGTTAGAGCTTGCAAAAAAACTACGTTTGACAGGGATCCCAGACACACTGCTAGCAAGAGTAGAACAGGCTCGCGCAGCGTCCCTCTCTTATGAAGAGTTGCTCTCAATGTTGTTTCAGGATGAGGATGAGGCTCGTCAACAAAAATTGCTTGCTGGGCGTGTAAGGCAAGCTCGATTTGAGGAGCCTCAGTGTTTTGAAAATTTTGAACTGGCTCGATATTCAACACAAGTCACACAAGCCATCCGCACCCTGATGACAGGGAAGTTTATCAAAGAAAAAAACCATGTCATCATCATGGGACCTGTTGGCACCGGAAAGACTCACCTGGCTCAAGCCCTGGGTCTAATGGCATGTCAACGACATAAAAAAGTCTGCTTTATAAGAGCGAATGAACTGTTAAATCAGTTCCACCAAGCAAGAGCGGATGAAACATGGACTGCGCTTTTTAAACGTTACTCACGATACGATGTGCTTATTTTAGATGACTTCGGGCTGAAAGCATTATCGCCAGAACAGTCCACTGATCTGTATGATTTAATAGCAGCTATCCATGTAAACTCTATGCTAATTATAACTACTAACCGTAAAATAGAAGGATGGATGGAGCTATTTTATGATCCGGTTATGGCAAACGCAGCATTAGATCGTATCGTAAATAAAGCTTATCGAATTGTTCTTGATGGGGAGTCATACAGGAAAAAATTTATACCGAAATTTAATTTAGTAGATGACAAGTGA
- a CDS encoding putative quinol monooxygenase encodes MNIKNIFNSSLLGLGLVGSSIASSTALVDDLHQATIIQLKANAGQELNLADFLKNGADIVRETEPQTLFWFALQGEHETFVIFDFFHDNAGRTAHFSGKVAAALHENASTLINGGWDKGVLDKVQNSEVLSTNDYQPDTVLKATKASYIVLKAQPGKEKELETLLRSAASIISKTEPETSFWLALKLNDATYAIFDTFVDEAARTFHFKGVVASTLKNKASNLIAGGWKNGVLNNIHHFDILGSA; translated from the coding sequence ATGAACATCAAAAATATTTTTAATTCAAGTCTGCTTGGTTTAGGCCTTGTTGGTTCCTCAATTGCAAGTTCAACTGCACTGGTTGATGATCTGCATCAGGCAACGATTATTCAACTTAAAGCAAATGCAGGGCAAGAACTAAATCTTGCTGATTTTTTGAAAAATGGAGCTGATATAGTTCGTGAAACAGAACCACAAACACTATTTTGGTTTGCTCTTCAGGGAGAACATGAAACTTTTGTTATTTTCGATTTTTTTCATGATAATGCAGGAAGAACAGCTCATTTCTCCGGAAAAGTAGCAGCTGCTTTGCACGAAAATGCGAGCACTTTAATAAATGGTGGTTGGGATAAAGGCGTGTTAGATAAGGTCCAAAACTCTGAAGTTCTTTCTACCAACGACTATCAACCGGATACAGTTCTTAAAGCAACTAAAGCCAGCTATATTGTTTTAAAAGCCCAACCCGGAAAGGAAAAAGAGTTGGAAACTCTGCTACGATCGGCTGCAAGTATCATCAGTAAAACAGAGCCTGAAACTTCATTTTGGCTGGCATTAAAACTAAATGACGCAACTTATGCCATATTCGACACCTTTGTTGATGAAGCGGCAAGGACCTTCCATTTCAAAGGAGTTGTTGCAAGCACACTTAAAAATAAGGCAAGTAATTTAATTGCAGGAGGATGGAAAAATGGTGTTTTGAACAATATTCATCACTTTGATATTCTTGGGAGTGCTTAA
- a CDS encoding TetR/AcrR family transcriptional regulator, with product MNYSLTQESILNAAENLIQKRGYNAFSYKDIAATVGIKTSSIHYHYPSKEDLAIAVINWHLQRIVISLETIKRQQELTTKRKILAMIDAVISLTFGDEKKMCLGGMLASDALSLPESVQSKVRYFFNTLYNWIEEIMTEGKQLEEVNLLYPIDSYAHLLILQIEGALLMSRLYGDITHINLVKQFINHIM from the coding sequence ATGAACTATTCATTAACACAAGAAAGCATTCTGAATGCTGCAGAGAATTTAATTCAAAAACGGGGTTACAATGCCTTTAGTTATAAGGACATTGCGGCAACTGTAGGAATTAAAACCTCGAGTATTCATTATCATTATCCCAGCAAAGAAGATTTGGCTATTGCTGTTATTAATTGGCACTTACAAAGGATAGTGATCAGTCTGGAGACTATAAAAAGACAACAAGAATTAACTACCAAGCGCAAGATTTTAGCGATGATCGATGCAGTTATTTCATTAACTTTTGGCGATGAAAAGAAGATGTGTCTTGGTGGAATGCTTGCGTCGGACGCTTTATCATTACCAGAGAGCGTCCAGAGCAAAGTCAGATACTTCTTCAATACACTTTATAATTGGATTGAAGAAATTATGACTGAAGGGAAGCAATTGGAAGAGGTTAATTTATTGTACCCTATTGATAGCTATGCCCATCTTTTGATCTTACAAATAGAAGGGGCTTTATTAATGTCACGCTTGTATGGTGACATAACGCATATTAATTTGGTGAAACAATTTATAAATCATATAATGTAA
- a CDS encoding DJ-1/PfpI family protein: MNQNPSTRKTLGVLLFSEFETLDVFGPLEMFGMLPDLINIALIAEQRGLVKSAQGQAVFAEFDWKNAPHLDLLLIPGGKGTRKEVSNQPLLNWIKFRSATADLTLSVCTGAALLAKAGVLDGHQATTNKLAFNWVAEQGPNVSWIGKARWVDDGSVITSSGISAGIDMSLYVISRLFGENTRDELVKRAEYIANLDPSVDPFMIL, encoded by the coding sequence ATGAACCAGAATCCTTCAACTCGAAAAACTCTTGGTGTTTTGCTCTTTTCCGAATTTGAAACATTAGATGTCTTCGGACCGTTAGAAATGTTTGGCATGTTGCCTGATCTTATTAATATCGCCCTGATTGCCGAACAACGAGGGTTAGTCAAATCCGCTCAAGGCCAAGCTGTCTTTGCAGAATTTGATTGGAAAAATGCACCTCACCTCGATTTATTGTTAATTCCTGGTGGTAAAGGGACCAGAAAAGAGGTTTCTAATCAACCCTTACTCAACTGGATTAAATTTCGTTCTGCTACTGCTGATCTCACGTTGTCTGTGTGTACTGGTGCAGCATTGCTTGCCAAGGCAGGTGTTCTGGACGGTCACCAAGCCACAACGAATAAATTAGCTTTTAACTGGGTAGCAGAACAAGGCCCTAATGTAAGCTGGATTGGAAAAGCGCGTTGGGTAGATGATGGTTCGGTGATTACTTCCTCTGGAATTTCCGCAGGAATTGACATGAGTTTATATGTGATATCACGATTGTTTGGAGAAAATACCCGAGATGAATTAGTTAAAAGGGCAGAATATATAGCAAACCTGGATCCTTCCGTAGATCCCTTTATGATTCTCTAA